Proteins encoded by one window of Glycine max cultivar Williams 82 unplaced genomic scaffold, Glycine_max_v4.0 scaffold_82, whole genome shotgun sequence:
- the LOC102666392 gene encoding ATP synthase subunit beta, mitochondrial-like has translation LDTEHYLPIHREAPAFVEQETAQQILVIGIKVVDLLAPYQRGGKIGLFGGAGVGKIVLIMELINNVAKAHGGFSVFAGVGEWCH, from the exons TTAGATACTGAGCATTATTTGCCCATTCATAGAGAAGCTCCTGCTTTTGTTGAGCAAGAAACTGCACAACAGATTCTTGTTATTGGAATCAag GTTGTTGACCTGCTTGCACCATATCAAAGAGGAGGAAAGATTGGGTTGTTTGGTGGTGCTGGTGTAGGAAAAATTGTGCTTATTATGGAACTTATTAACAATGTTGCAAAAGCTCATG GTGGTTTCTCTGTGTTTGCTGGTGTTGGAGAGTGGTGTCATTAA